One genomic region from Proteus vulgaris encodes:
- the ybjG gene encoding undecaprenyl-diphosphate phosphatase — translation MLEQFNLAVFSMMNATPAASPLEIGTAIIIAKYLVYLFPLSLVFYWLWGNEKHLSQQRTLVCKAAVSLGIALSISWMIGAIAPHERPFAANIGYNFLDHDATPSFPSNHGTFVFTIALAYLFWHNSKRIGYIMLGLGLAIAWARIYLGVHWPIDMIGAFIVALLSCGLCQIFWSKGGDILQKWVQRLYQLCFAYPIRKGWTKA, via the coding sequence TTGCTGGAACAATTCAATTTAGCCGTATTTTCAATGATGAATGCAACACCTGCGGCATCTCCTTTAGAAATCGGTACGGCGATAATTATTGCTAAGTACCTTGTCTATCTTTTTCCGTTATCTTTAGTGTTCTATTGGTTATGGGGTAATGAAAAACATCTTAGTCAGCAAAGAACATTAGTGTGCAAAGCTGCCGTCTCTTTAGGTATTGCACTTTCTATCTCTTGGATGATTGGAGCAATTGCGCCTCATGAACGCCCTTTTGCAGCTAACATTGGCTACAACTTTCTCGACCATGATGCGACACCTTCATTCCCAAGTAACCATGGTACGTTTGTTTTCACCATTGCTTTAGCTTATCTCTTTTGGCATAACAGCAAACGTATTGGCTATATTATGCTTGGTTTAGGACTTGCGATTGCTTGGGCGCGTATCTATCTTGGCGTGCATTGGCCAATCGATATGATTGGTGCCTTTATCGTTGCTCTACTTTCTTGTGGCCTTTGCCAGATCTTCTGGTCTAAAGGTGGCGATATACTCCAAAAATGGGTACAAAGGCTCTATCAGCTCTGTTTTGCCTATCCTATTCGTAAAGGTTGGACAAAGGCCTAA
- a CDS encoding secondary thiamine-phosphate synthase enzyme YjbQ — MWFQKNIVLNARPRGFHLITQALIQELPELRQYKIGIAHFFIQHTSASLTINENADPTVRSDFESFFNQSVKEDEDYYLHTYEGSDDMPAHIKSSLLGQSVTVPISQGELNLGIWQGIYLGEHRNHGGSRRIIVTLQGECY, encoded by the coding sequence ATGTGGTTCCAGAAAAATATTGTCCTTAATGCAAGGCCAAGAGGATTTCACTTAATTACACAAGCATTGATTCAAGAATTACCAGAGCTAAGACAATATAAAATCGGAATTGCTCATTTTTTTATTCAACATACATCGGCTTCATTAACGATTAATGAAAATGCGGATCCAACAGTGCGAAGTGACTTTGAAAGCTTCTTTAATCAAAGCGTAAAAGAGGACGAAGATTACTATCTTCACACCTATGAAGGCAGTGATGATATGCCAGCGCATATTAAAAGTAGCTTACTTGGACAAAGTGTCACGGTTCCTATCAGTCAAGGTGAGTTGAATTTAGGGATTTGGCAGGGGATTTATCTTGGTGAGCATCGAAATCACGGCGGTAGTCGTCGGATTATTGTGACCTTACAAGGTGAGTGTTACTAG
- a CDS encoding GrxA family glutaredoxin, protein MFVVIFGRPGCPYCVRAKQLAETLSEKRDDFDFRYVDIQAEGITKADLSKTVGKEVETVPQIFIDEKHIGGCTDFEAYAKENLGIYN, encoded by the coding sequence ATGTTTGTTGTCATTTTTGGTCGCCCAGGTTGCCCATATTGTGTTCGTGCGAAACAACTGGCTGAAACTTTGTCTGAAAAACGTGACGATTTCGATTTCCGCTATGTAGATATTCAAGCTGAAGGAATTACAAAAGCTGATTTATCTAAAACTGTCGGAAAAGAAGTTGAAACTGTGCCACAAATTTTTATTGATGAAAAACACATTGGTGGTTGCACAGATTTTGAAGCTTATGCTAAAGAAAACTTAGGCATCTACAACTAA
- a CDS encoding YbjC family protein has product MEKPSNRDMKSLSDMPKPIIIIEIIGIILLVVAYLYINQYMTSPQWLGTYTGQLTLVVLGVICMIPPAIHIVWRAIYRLTFLGIDHKSTKSKKKKENNEE; this is encoded by the coding sequence ATGGAAAAGCCTTCAAATCGAGATATGAAATCACTGTCAGATATGCCAAAACCCATTATCATCATTGAGATAATCGGTATTATTTTATTGGTGGTTGCTTATCTTTATATCAACCAATATATGACCTCTCCGCAGTGGCTAGGAACGTATACAGGACAATTAACGCTAGTTGTTTTGGGTGTTATCTGCATGATCCCGCCTGCTATCCATATTGTATGGCGTGCTATTTATCGATTAACTTTTTTAGGGATTGATCATAAATCCACAAAGAGTAAAAAGAAAAAAGAGAATAACGAAGAATAG
- a CDS encoding YbjN domain-containing protein, which produces MNAVVTTDLDQLKSWLDELQIAYYECDSCQALHLPHLQYISGIFDAKIDILEDVLVFTAIAELKPSAIVPLMANLSQINASSLFIKTFLEISDENLPKLVFCQSFPVAAGISLNQFDLFLQKAEEQSAEVVSEIFNNGFLYGEKQESENEEEDEDEDVEINSASTDSSYTVH; this is translated from the coding sequence ATGAACGCTGTTGTGACTACCGATCTGGATCAGCTAAAGTCTTGGCTTGATGAACTACAGATTGCTTACTATGAATGTGACTCTTGTCAGGCGTTACATTTACCGCATCTTCAATATATCAGTGGTATTTTTGATGCCAAAATTGATATTCTTGAAGATGTACTTGTATTTACCGCTATCGCTGAGCTAAAGCCGTCAGCAATAGTGCCATTAATGGCAAATCTAAGCCAAATTAATGCAAGCTCTTTATTTATTAAAACATTTCTAGAAATTAGTGATGAGAACTTACCAAAATTAGTTTTCTGTCAATCATTCCCGGTTGCAGCTGGTATTTCACTGAATCAATTCGACCTGTTCTTACAAAAAGCAGAAGAGCAATCTGCTGAAGTCGTTAGCGAAATTTTTAATAACGGTTTCTTGTATGGTGAAAAACAAGAAAGTGAAAATGAAGAAGAAGATGAAGACGAAGATGTTGAGATAAATAGCGCATCAACCGACTCCTCCTATACTGTACATTAA
- the rlmC gene encoding 23S rRNA (uracil(747)-C(5))-methyltransferase RlmC produces the protein MQCARFSAGECHSCEWLSLAYPEQIKKKQHSLLALLPEDYAFDKLAPVESEPAQFRNKAKMVVSGSVERPVLGLKTKEGVAVDLCECPLYPVSFAPVFSILKTFIAKAGLVPYDIERRRGELKFILLTESRSNNTMMLRFVLRSEKKLEQLRKALPWLQEQLPQLAVISVNIQPVHMAILEGDQEIILTEKTFLDESFNQIPLHIRPRGFFQTNPAVASSLYATAGRWVRELNITHLWDMFCGSGGFGLHCADKSTQLTGIEISPEAIECARLSAQELGLEHVEFQALDSTGYALAKESVPELVLVNPPRRGIGEALCGYLNKMKPRFILYSSCNAQTMAKDIQQLSHYRIDRVQLFDMFPHTSHYEVLTLLVLQDS, from the coding sequence ATGCAATGCGCACGATTTAGTGCGGGTGAATGTCATTCTTGTGAATGGCTTTCTCTTGCTTATCCTGAACAAATCAAGAAAAAACAGCACAGCCTATTAGCATTACTTCCAGAAGATTATGCTTTTGATAAATTAGCGCCTGTTGAAAGCGAACCAGCGCAGTTTCGTAATAAAGCAAAAATGGTAGTCAGCGGGAGTGTTGAAAGACCCGTCTTGGGCTTAAAAACCAAAGAAGGTGTTGCTGTCGATTTATGCGAATGTCCACTGTATCCAGTTTCTTTTGCACCCGTGTTTTCTATTTTGAAAACATTTATTGCAAAAGCAGGGCTAGTACCTTACGACATCGAACGCCGTCGTGGTGAACTCAAGTTTATCTTATTAACTGAGAGCCGAAGTAATAACACCATGATGTTGCGCTTTGTTTTGCGTTCAGAAAAAAAACTAGAACAACTTCGTAAAGCACTTCCTTGGTTACAAGAACAGTTGCCTCAATTAGCGGTTATCTCCGTTAATATTCAACCTGTGCATATGGCTATTTTGGAAGGTGACCAAGAAATTATTCTGACAGAAAAAACGTTCTTGGATGAATCATTTAACCAAATTCCATTACATATTCGACCTAGAGGTTTTTTTCAAACTAACCCAGCGGTAGCTTCATCTCTTTATGCCACAGCAGGTCGTTGGGTAAGAGAATTAAATATTACGCATTTGTGGGATATGTTTTGTGGATCAGGCGGCTTTGGGTTGCATTGTGCAGATAAATCAACCCAATTAACAGGTATTGAAATTAGCCCAGAAGCTATTGAATGTGCACGTTTATCAGCTCAGGAATTAGGGTTAGAGCATGTCGAATTTCAGGCGTTAGATTCAACAGGTTATGCATTAGCTAAAGAGTCTGTTCCTGAATTAGTGCTTGTTAATCCACCAAGGCGAGGTATTGGTGAGGCATTGTGCGGTTATCTCAATAAAATGAAACCTCGCTTTATCCTTTACTCAAGTTGTAATGCTCAAACGATGGCAAAAGATATTCAGCAACTTTCTCATTATCGAATAGATAGAGTGCAGTTGTTTGATATGTTTCCTCATACTTCTCACTATGAAGTCCTTACGTTATTGGTATTACAAGACAGCTAA
- a CDS encoding multidrug effflux MFS transporter, producing MQNLKALLLVMVLLGPLGIDLYLPTIPTIAQDLGSSVSLIQSTIALFILVLGVGQLISGPLVDKFGRKPIAIAGILIYIVGSVIATISTDSTLFIISRLLQASAVCCTSVVAFTCVRDCFNGNEAARVFGFLNGTLNIIPALAPLLGGLLAEYWGWRAPFGFLIFYSVLVLILITRFLPETKPENTAQSKQKLGKTYLEILCSKRFLTFALVNAGTMGMALTYVSFAPIVLMNDAKLSALIFSIVFGVNGFWIMFVSFYANRVIHRVGRPICLILGSGLMGLGCVSLLGSLIFIPAEIQNHWLIYMLPVASACAGLAFIMGPATSYALEPYSQTAGIASALVGFIQMAGGAAFGLTALASPVQPKLALAIVMLLGSLLALNAYRVSHKESLIEKQATQK from the coding sequence ATGCAGAATTTAAAAGCGTTGTTATTAGTGATGGTGTTATTGGGGCCTTTGGGAATCGATCTCTATTTACCGACGATACCGACAATTGCTCAAGATTTAGGAAGTAGCGTATCCCTTATTCAATCTACTATCGCTTTATTTATTCTAGTCTTAGGTGTAGGGCAACTTATATCGGGGCCTTTGGTGGATAAGTTCGGTCGTAAACCAATCGCTATCGCTGGGATACTTATCTATATTGTGGGTTCTGTCATTGCAACCATTTCGACAGACTCAACGCTTTTTATTATATCACGATTATTACAAGCTTCAGCGGTGTGCTGTACTTCTGTTGTGGCTTTTACCTGCGTTCGTGACTGTTTTAATGGTAATGAAGCCGCCCGCGTTTTCGGTTTTTTAAATGGCACGTTAAATATTATTCCTGCATTAGCGCCACTATTAGGTGGATTATTGGCTGAATATTGGGGATGGCGTGCACCTTTTGGGTTCTTGATTTTCTATTCAGTGCTTGTATTAATTTTGATCACTCGTTTTTTACCAGAGACAAAGCCTGAAAATACAGCTCAATCAAAACAAAAATTAGGTAAAACATACCTTGAGATTTTATGTAGTAAACGTTTTTTAACTTTTGCATTAGTGAATGCGGGAACCATGGGAATGGCATTAACTTATGTGTCATTTGCCCCAATTGTATTAATGAATGATGCAAAATTATCAGCGCTGATTTTTTCTATTGTTTTCGGTGTAAATGGTTTTTGGATAATGTTTGTCAGTTTTTATGCAAACCGTGTTATTCACCGTGTTGGTAGACCTATTTGTTTGATCTTAGGAAGCGGATTAATGGGATTGGGCTGTGTGAGTTTGTTAGGTAGCTTGATATTTATCCCTGCTGAAATACAAAATCATTGGCTGATTTATATGCTGCCCGTAGCAAGTGCTTGCGCGGGTCTTGCTTTTATTATGGGACCAGCGACAAGTTATGCTCTTGAGCCTTATTCACAAACAGCAGGTATTGCCTCTGCATTAGTGGGCTTTATTCAGATGGCGGGTGGTGCAGCCTTTGGTTTAACGGCACTGGCTTCACCAGTACAACCTAAATTAGCGTTAGCTATTGTGATGTTACTGGGTAGTTTATTAGCACTGAACGCTTACCGAGTAAGCCATAAAGAGTCGTTAATAGAAAAACAGGCTACACAAAAATAG
- the artM gene encoding arginine ABC transporter permease ArtM — MWDYIVDILPGLPTSLSLTVVALLVAFTLSVLMTFVLALKTPVISQIVKAYITLFTGTPLLVQFFLIYYGPGQFPVLKNFPTMWELLSTPWFCAMVTLALNSAAYSTLLFYGAVRAIPSGQWQSCQALGMSPVQTARVILPYAFKRALSSYSNEVVLIFKSTSLASTITLLELTGYSRQVFGQSYDVMVFVAAGIIYLCINGILTLLMRLIEKKALEFEHRN, encoded by the coding sequence ATGTGGGATTATATTGTTGATATTTTACCGGGATTACCAACAAGCCTGTCTTTAACAGTCGTGGCTCTATTGGTTGCATTTACACTTTCGGTTTTAATGACTTTTGTTTTGGCACTCAAAACACCTGTCATTAGCCAAATAGTCAAAGCCTATATTACCTTATTTACGGGTACGCCTTTATTGGTGCAGTTTTTCTTAATCTATTATGGCCCTGGGCAATTTCCTGTGTTGAAAAACTTCCCAACAATGTGGGAGTTATTATCAACACCGTGGTTTTGTGCAATGGTCACATTAGCATTAAATAGTGCGGCTTATTCAACCTTACTTTTCTATGGTGCTGTAAGGGCGATCCCATCTGGACAATGGCAATCTTGCCAAGCATTAGGAATGTCACCAGTACAAACAGCAAGAGTGATATTACCTTACGCATTTAAGCGTGCACTTTCATCATATTCAAACGAAGTCGTTTTGATATTCAAAAGTACCTCACTTGCCAGCACTATCACCTTACTTGAATTAACAGGTTATAGCCGACAAGTCTTTGGTCAAAGCTATGATGTGATGGTTTTTGTTGCAGCAGGTATTATTTATCTGTGTATCAACGGAATACTGACACTCTTAATGCGATTAATTGAGAAGAAAGCCTTAGAGTTTGAGCACCGTAATTAA
- the artQ gene encoding arginine ABC transporter permease ArtQ, whose amino-acid sequence MNEITTLAGAAVTTVSLAISALIIGLVLAMLFTAWESARWKAFAFLGTCWVTLIRGLPEMLVVLFVYYGTLQGVMMLMDGIDLGAFTLQVDFGDTESLPFYCGVIALSLLYASYASQTLRGALKAVPTGQWEAGQALGMGRITIFFRFIMPQMWRHALPGLGNQWLVLLKDTALVSLISVNDLMLQTQSIANRTQEPFTWYSIVALIYLAITLVSQYILKWLEMRTTRFERSAS is encoded by the coding sequence ATGAATGAAATAACAACTCTAGCAGGTGCGGCCGTTACAACGGTCTCACTTGCTATTTCTGCTCTTATCATCGGATTAGTTCTAGCCATGCTGTTTACAGCTTGGGAATCCGCGAGATGGAAAGCCTTTGCTTTCTTAGGAACATGCTGGGTAACACTAATTAGAGGACTACCAGAAATGCTGGTGGTTCTTTTTGTCTATTATGGCACCCTACAAGGTGTCATGATGCTAATGGATGGAATTGATCTCGGTGCTTTCACCTTACAAGTTGATTTTGGTGATACTGAATCATTACCTTTCTATTGCGGTGTTATCGCCCTTTCACTTCTTTATGCATCTTATGCTTCGCAAACTTTACGTGGTGCATTAAAAGCAGTACCAACAGGACAATGGGAAGCCGGCCAAGCATTAGGTATGGGTCGTATTACTATTTTCTTCCGCTTTATCATGCCTCAAATGTGGCGCCACGCTTTACCGGGGTTAGGTAATCAATGGTTAGTTCTATTAAAAGATACCGCTTTAGTCTCATTAATCAGTGTTAATGATTTAATGTTACAAACACAAAGTATCGCTAACCGAACTCAAGAGCCTTTTACTTGGTATAGCATTGTTGCATTGATTTATTTGGCAATTACTTTGGTCAGTCAATATATCCTGAAATGGTTAGAAATGAGAACGACTCGATTTGAACGGAGTGCCTCATAA
- the artJ gene encoding arginine ABC transporter substrate-binding protein: protein MKKILFAALLTSITLSATAAEKETIRFATEATYPPFEMIDANNQIVGFDVDLANAMCAKINADCTFTNQSFDSLIPSLKFRRFEALMAGIDITPERQKQVDFTDSYYDNSAVFITVTGKISDVASLKGKQIGVQNGTTHQKFINEQHKEMKTVPYDSYQNAVLDLKNGRIEAIFGDTAVVNEWLKKNPELGIVGDKVADPNYFGTGLAIAVRKGNADLQDKLNKALAEVKADGTYDVIYKKWFE from the coding sequence ATGAAAAAAATATTATTTGCAGCACTTCTGACCAGTATTACACTTTCTGCAACTGCGGCTGAGAAAGAGACAATTCGTTTTGCAACTGAAGCAACGTATCCTCCATTTGAAATGATCGATGCGAATAATCAAATTGTGGGATTTGATGTTGATTTAGCCAATGCAATGTGTGCAAAAATTAATGCTGATTGTACCTTTACCAATCAGTCATTTGATAGTTTAATTCCTAGTCTGAAATTCCGTCGTTTTGAAGCGTTAATGGCGGGTATTGATATTACGCCAGAGCGTCAAAAACAAGTTGATTTCACCGATTCTTACTATGATAACTCAGCAGTATTTATTACAGTAACGGGTAAAATCTCTGATGTAGCAAGCCTAAAAGGCAAACAAATTGGTGTACAAAATGGGACAACCCATCAGAAATTCATCAATGAACAACACAAAGAGATGAAAACTGTTCCTTATGACAGTTACCAAAATGCGGTATTAGATCTTAAAAATGGTCGTATCGAAGCTATCTTTGGTGATACTGCGGTTGTTAATGAGTGGCTGAAAAAGAATCCTGAATTAGGTATTGTAGGCGACAAAGTTGCAGATCCTAACTACTTTGGTACAGGTCTTGCGATCGCGGTAAGAAAAGGTAATGCTGATTTACAAGATAAATTAAACAAAGCATTAGCTGAAGTAAAAGCTGATGGCACCTATGATGTCATTTATAAAAAATGGTTTGAATAA
- the artP gene encoding arginine ABC transporter ATP-binding protein ArtP, which translates to MSIQLKNINCFYGSHQALYDINLECSAGETMVLLGPSGAGKSSLMRVLNLLEMPRSGELEIAGLHFDFSQQPNAKAIRSLRQNVGMVFQQYNLWPHLTVLDNLIEAPCRVLGLSKPQAKEKAMKLLERLRLSDYAGRFPLHLSGGQQQRVAIARALMMEPQVLLFDEPTAALDPEITAQVVDIIKELSETGITQVIVTHEVEIARKAASKVVYMENGRIIEQGDNYHFTAPQTEAFANYLSH; encoded by the coding sequence ATGAGTATTCAATTAAAAAACATAAATTGTTTCTACGGTTCGCACCAAGCACTCTATGATATTAATCTAGAATGCTCTGCCGGTGAAACAATGGTTCTATTAGGACCAAGTGGTGCAGGTAAGAGCTCACTAATGAGAGTTCTTAATTTATTAGAAATGCCACGTTCAGGCGAATTAGAAATTGCGGGTCTACATTTTGACTTTAGCCAACAGCCTAACGCAAAGGCAATTCGTTCATTACGCCAAAATGTGGGTATGGTATTTCAACAATACAATTTATGGCCACATTTAACGGTTCTTGATAATTTAATTGAAGCACCTTGTCGTGTATTAGGTTTATCAAAACCGCAAGCCAAAGAAAAAGCGATGAAATTGCTTGAGCGTTTACGTTTGAGTGATTACGCAGGACGTTTTCCTCTGCATTTATCTGGAGGACAACAACAACGTGTTGCTATTGCAAGAGCATTAATGATGGAGCCTCAAGTTCTCTTATTTGATGAACCTACGGCGGCATTAGATCCTGAAATTACAGCTCAAGTTGTTGATATTATTAAAGAGCTATCTGAAACGGGGATTACACAAGTTATTGTGACCCATGAAGTTGAAATTGCACGCAAAGCCGCGAGCAAAGTTGTATATATGGAAAACGGCCGTATTATAGAGCAAGGTGATAACTATCATTTCACTGCTCCACAAACGGAAGCTTTTGCTAATTACTTGTCACACTAA
- a CDS encoding DUF2867 domain-containing protein, with protein MNQQRVLVLGASGHIGQNLIPALIKQGHQVTAGARRVDWMMSQGWENTRCIFVDLHDPETLNKVMHDTDIVYYLVHSMGDAHNLVEQERKAAINVVEALEGTDVKQIIFLSALQHEDQQYSPHLIARKLTGEVLRTSTVPVTEIRTSMIVGPGSAAFEIMRDMVYNLPILTPPRWVRSKSSPIALKNLIHYLTEIIHHPTHQHRIFDAGGPEYISYQTLFERFIKISGKKRVLIPLPMPGSLISAGFISMITSVPTSIAKELIQGLKYDLPANDEPLRKLIPQTLIKFDDAVKETLADEEAALDNQDWGYSPAVRSRWKPGYGYYPKNAGCTVSTPASAASLWHTVQQIGGEQGYFYGNALWKTRAIMDDIAGNKVTYGRPSRETLELGDMIDGWRVIKLEPEKQLTLLFGMKAPGLGRLSFTIHDSGNLRSIDVRAWWHPAGFSGLLYWFAMMPAHLFIFKGMAKTISTNAYKLDKNSPDGEKK; from the coding sequence ATGAATCAACAGCGTGTATTAGTACTTGGTGCAAGTGGACATATTGGTCAAAATCTTATTCCAGCTCTGATAAAACAAGGTCATCAGGTCACCGCGGGTGCCCGTAGAGTTGACTGGATGATGTCTCAAGGTTGGGAAAATACACGCTGTATCTTTGTTGATTTACATGATCCAGAAACCTTAAACAAAGTAATGCATGATACTGATATCGTTTATTACCTTGTTCATAGCATGGGTGATGCACATAATTTAGTTGAACAAGAGCGTAAAGCGGCAATTAACGTTGTAGAAGCGTTAGAAGGCACCGACGTTAAACAAATTATCTTTTTAAGTGCCTTACAGCATGAAGATCAACAATACTCGCCTCATCTTATTGCCCGAAAACTTACGGGTGAAGTGTTAAGAACCAGCACTGTTCCTGTGACTGAAATCCGCACCTCAATGATTGTTGGTCCCGGCTCTGCTGCCTTTGAGATTATGCGTGATATGGTTTATAACCTTCCTATTCTTACACCACCACGTTGGGTTCGCTCTAAATCCTCCCCTATTGCGCTTAAAAATTTAATTCACTATTTAACTGAAATTATTCATCACCCCACTCATCAACATCGTATTTTTGATGCTGGTGGCCCTGAATATATTAGCTACCAAACCCTTTTTGAGCGCTTTATTAAAATCTCTGGTAAAAAGCGAGTGCTGATCCCGCTACCTATGCCGGGTAGTCTTATTTCTGCGGGCTTTATCAGTATGATAACCTCTGTACCCACTTCTATTGCTAAAGAGCTTATTCAAGGGCTTAAATACGATCTCCCTGCCAACGATGAGCCATTACGTAAACTTATTCCTCAGACTCTCATAAAATTTGATGATGCGGTAAAAGAAACACTCGCTGATGAAGAAGCCGCTTTAGATAACCAAGACTGGGGTTACTCTCCGGCTGTTCGTAGTCGCTGGAAACCCGGTTATGGTTATTACCCTAAAAATGCAGGTTGTACAGTATCTACACCCGCAAGCGCAGCATCCCTTTGGCATACAGTGCAACAAATAGGCGGAGAGCAAGGTTATTTTTATGGTAATGCGCTATGGAAAACTCGCGCCATTATGGATGATATTGCTGGAAATAAAGTCACTTACGGACGCCCTTCCAGAGAAACATTAGAACTTGGCGATATGATTGATGGTTGGCGAGTAATCAAACTAGAGCCTGAAAAACAACTCACACTATTATTTGGAATGAAAGCGCCCGGTTTAGGCAGACTCTCTTTCACGATCCACGACAGTGGCAATCTTCGCTCAATAGATGTTCGCGCTTGGTGGCACCCAGCAGGTTTTAGTGGATTACTTTATTGGTTCGCCATGATGCCTGCGCACTTATTTATTTTCAAAGGTATGGCTAAAACCATAAGTACTAACGCTTACAAACTGGATAAAAATTCACCTGACGGTGAAAAAAAATAG
- a CDS encoding lysine exporter LysO family protein, whose amino-acid sequence MLSGLLIILLPLFVGYLIKLNNRPLLHLANRLLSAMIYVILFLMGVSLAMLDNIGENLVSILSYASVFFLCTFGANLLFLWLLDKKDPWHVPAHKQSKPPSRIKMVLESLQLCGVVVVGFFVGLTGWSIFHYASHASQGALIFLLWLVGLQLRNSGMSPKQILINRRGTTVAVVMGVSALAGGALAAYLLGLPMKMGLAIASGYGWYSLSGIVLTDAFGPVIGSTAFFNDLMRELAAIMLIPIIVNRYRNTALGICGSTSMDFTLPVLQRSGGVSIVPAAIVHGFVLSLITPILMAFFTS is encoded by the coding sequence ATGCTATCAGGGTTATTGATTATCCTACTTCCGCTTTTTGTAGGGTATTTGATTAAGTTAAACAATCGCCCATTACTTCATTTGGCAAACCGCCTACTTAGCGCGATGATTTACGTTATCCTATTTCTAATGGGCGTCAGTTTAGCCATGCTAGATAATATTGGTGAAAACTTAGTCTCAATTCTTTCTTATGCCAGTGTTTTCTTTTTATGTACCTTTGGCGCTAATTTACTGTTTTTATGGCTACTGGATAAAAAAGATCCTTGGCATGTTCCTGCCCATAAACAGTCCAAGCCCCCTTCACGCATAAAAATGGTACTTGAATCACTACAGTTATGCGGTGTCGTTGTTGTGGGTTTCTTTGTCGGTTTAACAGGCTGGTCAATTTTCCACTATGCCTCTCATGCCAGCCAAGGCGCACTTATCTTCTTACTTTGGTTAGTCGGTTTACAATTACGCAATAGCGGAATGAGCCCAAAGCAAATTCTTATCAACCGTCGAGGAACAACTGTTGCCGTCGTTATGGGTGTTAGCGCACTTGCTGGAGGAGCTTTAGCGGCTTACTTACTAGGATTGCCGATGAAAATGGGATTAGCCATTGCATCCGGTTATGGTTGGTATTCGTTATCAGGTATTGTACTCACTGATGCATTTGGCCCCGTTATTGGTAGTACTGCATTTTTCAATGACTTAATGCGTGAATTAGCGGCAATCATGCTTATCCCTATCATTGTTAATCGTTATAGAAATACGGCATTAGGGATTTGTGGTTCAACATCCATGGACTTTACCTTACCTGTTTTACAAAGAAGTGGCGGTGTATCCATCGTTCCCGCGGCTATTGTGCATGGATTCGTTTTAAGTTTAATCACACCAATCTTGATGGCGTTCTTTACTTCATAG